Proteins co-encoded in one Bemisia tabaci chromosome 9, PGI_BMITA_v3 genomic window:
- the strat gene encoding guanine nucleotide exchange factor MSS4 homolog translates to MENTEEFDVKPLISDGQNKGSVRCALCNSLILNPGMGEYRSEETALPNMRKRKDAECEEEEEPLSDFWFVRNVYTFENVGISKAKEGKKYLTCADCEIGPIGWCTLANDDCYVAIKRVKNIVSS, encoded by the exons ATGGAAAATACAGAAGAGTTTGATGTCAAGCCTCTCATTAGTGATGGACAGAATAAAGGATCCGTCCGATGTGCTCTGTGCAATTCCTTGATTTTGAATCCCGGCATGGGAGAGTATCGCAGCGAAGAG ACTGCACTACCGAACATGAGGAAGCGAAAGGACGCTGAAtgcgaggaagaagaagaacctTTGTCAGATTTTTGGTTCGTTAGGAATGTGTAcacttttgaaaatgttggaatATCCAAAGCTAAGGAAGGAAAGAAGTATCTCACATGCGCTGATTGTGAAATAGGCCCTATTGGATGGTGTACTCTTGCAAATGATGATTGTTATGTAGCGATTAAGAGGGTAAAAAATATTGTTAGTTCataa
- the LOC109037014 gene encoding golgin subfamily A member 7: MTPPHSGIRSNPGTPQTQLCAKIFIQRDYSEGTPVKFQNVFPSELEDKIERSAFEYTINQLNAYFAEAETATCSTYCEGCLACLTAYLIFICTETHYEKCLKKVAKFVLEQNEHVYVPRGLLLTNPAERGLRVIEISILDQPLVTRT; encoded by the exons ATGACACCTCCTCACAGTGGCATAAGATCCAACCCTGGCACACCTCAAACTCAGTTGTGTGccaaaattttcatccaaagaGACTACAGCGAAGGCACCCCTGtcaaattccaaaatgtattTCCTAGCGAATTGGAAGATAAG ATTGAAAGATCTGCATTTGAATACACCATCAATCAGTTGAATGCATATTTCGCAGAGGCTGAGACCGCAACTTGTAGCACTTATTGCGAAGGCTGTTTAGCTTGTCTCACAGCTTACCTCATATTTATTTGTACTGAAACCCATTATGAAAAG TGCCTGAAAAAAGTAGCCAAATTTGTCTTGGAGCAAAATGAGCACGTCTATGTGCCCCGTGGACTCCTGCTTACAAACCCAGCGGAACGAGGTCTCAGAGTT ATTGAAATTTCGATACTAGATCAACCGCTTGTGACAAGAACTTGA